DNA from Kitasatospora acidiphila:
GCGGCGGCCAGGGTGAGCCAGAACTTGACGGTGACCCAGCGGTACTTGAAGAGGCGCCAGGGCGTGCCGAGGGCGAGGGCCAGTCCGCTCAGCAGGGTGAGCAGACTGAGCGGGACGATCAGTGCGTCGCCGAGGATCCGCATCGTCAGGTAGGTGCTGCGCAGGGTCGTCGCGCTGGAGGTCAGCAGGCCGGCGGTGCCGAGGGTGAGCAGGCAGAGCATCAGGCCGAGCCAGCTGATCGAGGCGACGAGGTGGACGATCAGCAGGGTCTTGCGGGCGGCCGGCGAGAGGCGTTTGGTCGCCATGACGCTTGGCCCTCCCTTCAGTTGAGCGGTTCCCGACGCTGGGATCCTCGCCGCCTGGGCCCAGCCGCGTCGTCACCCGGCGGACGGCCGTCGCCGTACTTCCGCGGGAGTACGGCACAAGTCCCCCGGCGGGGGACGCTCGGACGGCTGGCGGTCCGGTGAACTGAGGCCCGCCGAGCCTGGGACCTCCAGTCGGCGCCGCCCCAACTACGGAGGCCGTCAACCGTGTTGACCTCGATCACGACCCCGCCCCGCCGCACCTCCACCGGGGCGCTCAGCGGCGTCCTGTACGTGCTGTTCTTCGTGGCCAGCCTGGTGATCGGCGGCGTCACCGCGCCGTCCGGCCCGATCGCCACGCCGTACTCCAGCGATCAGGTGGCCCGCACGTTCCTGTTCGCCGACCCGTCCGCGCTGCACCGCTCGCTGCAACTCACCGGCCTGCTCCAGATGTTGTCGGCGCTGGCGCTGCTGGCCTTCGTCCCGGTGCTGGCGGATTTCGTGAGCCGCCACGGGAGTTCGGTGCGGGCGGGCCTGGTCCGGATGGCGGGCGTCGCGTCCGGGGTGCTGCTGGTGGTCTCCTCGGCCGGGGGCTGGCTCCTGTCGATGGTCAACTCCCTGGGCGACCTGGCCGTTTCCCGCACCCTGATGAACCTCACCTTCATCACCGGCGCCGCCCCCGCGATCGGCACCCTCGGCCTGGTGCTCTGGCAGGTGTCGCGCACCGCCCTGGCCGCCCGAGCGCTGCCCGCCTGGATCGGCTGGGCCGGCTCGGTGCTGGCCGTGGCAAGTGTGCTGTCGCTGCTCTCCCTGGTCGCCGAGCCGGCCACCCTGCTGATCCCGGTCGGCCGCTACCTGGGCTTCGTCTGGTTCCTCGCGGTGAGCCTGCTGCTGTGGCGCCGGGGCGGGACCGATGGCACGGAGTAGTCCTGTCCGCTTCAGCGAATGCAGATCGTCTTGACGGCGAATCCCCCGATGAGGCGTTCGACGACCGACCAGGCCCGGTCGGTGGTGAGGACGGGGAGGCCGTGGCGTTCGGCGACGGCGAGGCACAGGGAATCCGCAGTGGACAGGGTGCCCGGCTTGCCGGTGCGGGTGCGGCGCAGGTCCTCCTCGGTCCACTGGGAGCGAGCGGTGTACGAGAACTGTCGCAGCTCTGCGGCTCGGACCGCGTCAGCCTGGGTGATCTCCTCGACGAGGAGCAGACCGGCACCGACGAGGTCGTCCGCGATCGTTCGGGCGGGGCTGGGGTGTCCGTACGCCTGGGCTCGCCGGAGGATCTCGGTGAGGCAGACCGTCGGCAGCAGAGACCCGTCGAGGGCCTGTTCGACCAGGTCGGCTCCGGGCTCGTCAGCCATCCAGGCGAGTACGGCGCCGGCATCGAGAACGTGGGTCATGCGGCGTCGCGCCCCTGCTCCTCGTCCGCCTCGGCACGGTCATCGGCCGACAGGTCGACGCCGGCGGGGAGGCGGAACTTCAGGCGGCGCCTTATGTCGTCGGTCGTCTCGATGATCACTCCGCCGTCCTCCAGGACGCGCAGGTGGACGCGCGTGCCCTCGTGGATGTGGGCGGCGCGTTGGATGGCCACCGGCAGGATGATGCGTCCGCGATGCCCCACAGTGGTGGTGGCTACCGGGCGGTCATGGGTCACGCTCATGCAAGAAGGATACCTTTCGCGGTCTTGGTGCGCATGTCTCGATGTTGCGCACCAACCTTGCCATCGATGCCGCCGGTGGCCGGATCGCCGACTGAGGTCACCGTTCTAACCGCTGTCCGCGAGTCAATGGAATTACCCTCGGGCATGACGAACCGTCAGCACCGTGCTCTGCGTCCAATGCGGGGAGCGGTGCGGGCGAACGAGGGGGTGCGCCAAGGGTGTCGGAGGAGCAGGGGGCAGCCGGGGTGGCGCGGTGCGGCCGAGCCTGGTGCTCAGTCGGGCCGCCAGGGCGCTGGCGGCGGGGGAGTACGCCCAGGCCGTGGGCCTGCACCGGCAGTTGGACACGATGCGGCCCGGCCTGTCGCCGCAGTTCCTGCCGGCCAGGGCCGCCGCCCGTGGTTTTCTCGCCGCTCGGGCGGGCGACTGGGCGGCGAGCGCCGACTGGTACGCCTTCGTGCTGGACGCGCACGTCGAGGGGTTGCTGCCCGAGCCGCCGGCCGAGCGGCGCTGCCGGGTCCAGGGCTGCCGGCGGGGGCGGGGCTCGGAGCCGATGCTGCGCTGCGGCCAGTGCCATCGGCTCTGCTGCTCCGAGCACGGCGCCGCCCGG
Protein-coding regions in this window:
- a CDS encoding PIN domain-containing protein — translated: MTHVLDAGAVLAWMADEPGADLVEQALDGSLLPTVCLTEILRRAQAYGHPSPARTIADDLVGAGLLLVEEITQADAVRAAELRQFSYTARSQWTEEDLRRTRTGKPGTLSTADSLCLAVAERHGLPVLTTDRAWSVVERLIGGFAVKTICIR
- a CDS encoding AbrB/MazE/SpoVT family DNA-binding domain-containing protein, translated to MSVTHDRPVATTTVGHRGRIILPVAIQRAAHIHEGTRVHLRVLEDGGVIIETTDDIRRRLKFRLPAGVDLSADDRAEADEEQGRDAA
- a CDS encoding DUF2269 domain-containing protein, which encodes MATKRLSPAARKTLLIVHLVASISWLGLMLCLLTLGTAGLLTSSATTLRSTYLTMRILGDALIVPLSLLTLLSGLALALGTPWRLFKYRWVTVKFWLTLAAAAASIVELTARLHEAAQLAARHPTGTIADMHLGFTRYNLVIIPTVALSVYLASVVLSVLKPSGPKPSSLKPSGLKPSGGPRGR